In a genomic window of Salmo trutta chromosome 32, fSalTru1.1, whole genome shotgun sequence:
- the cdk21 gene encoding cyclin-dependent kinase 6 encodes MEVNGCDELQNYEILAEIGEGAYGKVYKAREVRNQQRLVAVKKLNIPGHTESGIPAFMIREVALLRKIGYFNHPNIVKLLDVSAGLKNRSLDLMLVFEYIDQDLSTFLTTAPSTGLSLDKIKDVMVQLLQGLDFLHTNMLVHRDLKPENVLVSSRGEVKIADFGLARIYTYHIALTPCVVTLWYRAPEVLLHSGYMSSVDMWSAGCIFAELFLLRPLFRGYTEAQQLQKIFEVIGLPSEEDWPRESPISYSRSWCPRDPCTQLLSNLGQEENNLLLQCLEFSPTNRISASRALSHPFLVCA; translated from the exons ATGGAGGTCAATGGGTGCGATGAACTTCAGAATTATGAAATACTTGCAGAGATAGGCGAAGGCGCATATGGCAAAGTGTACAAGGCCAGAGAGGTCCGCAATCAACAGCGACTCGTAGCGGTGAAGAAGTTGAACATACCCGGACACACGGAGAGTGGGATCCCTGCTTTCATGATCCGAGAGGTGGCGCTCTTGCGTAAGATTGGGTATTTCAACCATCCCAACATTGTAAA GTTGTTGGATGTATCTGCTGGTCTGAAGAACAGGAGTTTGGACCTGATGCTGGTGTTTGAGTACATCGACCAAGACCTGTCTACCTTCCTCACCACGGCCCCCAGCACTGGACTGAGTCTTGACAAAATTAAA GATGTGATGGTGCAGCTGCTGCAGGGGCTGGACTTCCTGCACACCAACATGCTGGTGCACCGCGACCTGAAGCCGGAGAATGTACTGGTTAGTAGCCGTGGAGAGGTGAAGATCGCTGACTTTGGGCTGGCGCGCATCTACACCTATCACATCGCCCTTACACCCTGT gtggTGACACTGTGGTACAGGGCCCCCGAGGTGCTGCTCCACTCTGGTTACATGTCCTCCGTGGACATGTGGAGCGCTGGCTGCATTTTTGCCGAACTGTTCCTTTTGAGACCGTTGTTCCGTGGATACACTGAGGCTCAGCAGCTCCAGAAAATATTTGA GGTGATTGGCTTGCCCAGCGAGGAGGACTGGCCCAGGGAGAGCCCCATCTCATACTCTCGTAGCTGGTGCCCCAGAGACCCCTGCACACAGCTCTTATCCAACCTGGGCCAGGAGGAGAACAACCTACTCCTT CAATGTCTAGAGTTCAGCCCGACCAATCGCATCTCAGCTTCCAGAGCCCTCTCCCACCCTTTCCTGGTGTGCGCCTGA